In the genome of Populus alba chromosome 11, ASM523922v2, whole genome shotgun sequence, one region contains:
- the LOC118054787 gene encoding small ribosomal subunit protein uS11z, which translates to MSKRRTREPKEENVTLGPTVREGEHAFGVAHIFASFNDTFIHVTDLSGRETLVRITGGMKVKADRDESSPYAAMLAAQDVSQRCKELGITALHIKLRATGGNKTKTPGPGAQSALRALARSGMKIGRIEDVTPIPTDSTRRKGGRRGRRL; encoded by the exons ATG TCAAAGAGAAGGACTAGAGAACCAAAGGAAGAAAATGTGACCCTTGGACCAACCGTGAGGGAAGGGGAGCATGCTTTTGGGGTTGCTCACATCTTCGCATCTTTTAATGACACATTCATT CATGTGACTGATCTCTCTGGAAGAGAAACCCTTGTCCGCATAACTG GTGGAATGAAGGTGAAAGCTGATAGAGATGAGTCTTCACCATATGCTGCCATGCTTGCTGCGCAGGATGTTTCACAGAGATGCAAG GAACTTGGTATCACTGCCCTTCATATTAAGCTTCGTGCTACTGGTGGGAACAAGACAAAGACACCTGGTCCAGGTGCACAGTCTGCCCTGCGTGCCCTTGCCCGTTCTGGAATGAAAATTGGCCGCATAG AAGATGTTACTCCAATTCCAACGGATAGCACTCGTAGAAAGGGTGGTAGAAGAGGGAGAAGGCTGTGA